ttatttttaagaaatgcaaATGTTTCATGGCCTGCCTTTGGAACCTTCTCCCCTCAGTCACCTCTCTGCCATGCTATGAAAATCAAAGCACAACATAGTCAATAGCGAGAGGCAAAAGCAGCAGGCTCCATGTCTGTGCAGCCAGTAAGATTTTCTTTAGCTTCTTTCCTTGGTGATGGAGGCCTTTGTATATGCTTGACTCCGTTTTGTTATCAGATTAGTCTGTCTGCTTTGCATTAACACattttcttttgggtttttttccccccaagttaaTGGTACATTACCAGCCAGCAACTATCACTGACGATTGGGGTGTGAGTCCTACAGAACAAGGCCGGCCAAGGACTGTGAAGAGAGGAGTGGAGAACATATCTGTTGAAATTCCTCGTGGTggataattattttcttctttgtttgtttggaacatgctttctttgtttaatatgaCTTGCTCAAGGATTGCTCAGGGATTATTTCTTAACACAGACTATAAGCATGCAATTAAAATATTAGCAAAGTATTACGTATTTTAGAAAACAGTCCTGGACAAGATTCTTAGAGTAAACAGAAGATAACAGAGAAAAGGAACAGGAACAGCAGAATTTGTacaatttttattactgttttaaaaataatatcaacTGGAGTAAGCCAAAGTATTATCAAATGTTTAATCCAATTCTAGcgtttttaattttcaaaaaaccAAGACACTCCATCTATAATACGATCTGGTATCTTTTTGGAAACAGCACACTGAGTAGGTTTTTTGGTTCTCTGTTTCAGGGGAACCTTTGCAAATCGATCATTTAGTTTTCGTTGTTCATGGAATTGGACCAGCTTGTGATATTCGATTCCGGAGTATCGTTCAATGTGGTAAGTGCAAAGGAGAAAAGTTGCTGATTCTGCATCCCAAAGAGAAGTTTGTGCGTGTTGCACGGACAGATGACCTTGTTTAACCGTATGAAGCCAGGCTCTCAAAAATTTGTCTTTCTGTACAAGTAAATACTATGTTGTTTGTGGACCtgaattacatacatacatataaatcaAATAGATTATGATGATAGcgataacaacagcaacaacgaCACTAACCTTTTAATTATTGTGGAATAAAAGCAAcgaaaaacatacacacacacatatacatatacacgcACCCCCCCCAATGTTTTTTAGTTGCTTTTATTCCACAATAATTAAAAGGTTAGTGtcgttgttgctgttgttatcgTTATCATCATAATCTATTTGATATGTGACTTTGATGTTGGGAAACAATTTATTTCTTGCTGATGTTTCAATTAAGTGGAGGTGAGCCAAATTCTAGAGCAAGATGTACACAAACGATAATGGTTGCTCCATATTATGGTAGCCTCCAATTACATGGGATTCTTTTGTCAGAAATTATTTGGGAATTAATCTTATAGCACCTTAAAAAATATCACTTTTTACTATGACATGAAGATCATGTTGCTGTTGACTGTGATCCATGAAAGTTTATGTCACAAGGTTTGTAAAAATCGTGTTTTCAATAAATATGTAAGAGAGAAACTGCTTACAGAGCtggtttgatgtagtggttataGGTACTGGGCTAGAAGGAACGGTTGAATTCTAGTcccctaaggcacaaagccagctgggtgatttagGGCCattccctgtctctcagcccaaggaagaaaaaggcaatggcaaaccatttccagacatgttgccaagaaaacttcatggacatgaagtcaccaggagtcaaaattgaTGTGAAGGCACAATTTTTATAAACTCTTTAGAGCTACGGTAGATGAAGTGTAGGGAACTCTTGTCTCtgcatttcctgtttttttccccccgaaAAATAATTGGAACAGTGCTAAGAGAGAGGAATTGATCCCATATTTCCGTTCTATTTTCCCAATTTGAGTCTCCTTCCAGTCTCCCCAAGAAATGGAATTCTCCATCCCCCATTGTTAAGTGTGCAGTGATAGCTACCTTGATTCAAAATAGCTGCTTCTTCTCCTTCAGTCAATGACTTCCGCAATGTTTCCTTGAACATGCTGTCAGCACATTTCAAGAAAGCTCAGGAACAGCAACAGATTGGCCGAGTTGAATTTATCCCGGTGAACTGGCACAGTACTTTACATACAGGAGTAGATGTGTAAGTGGATTTTGCAATGCTCCAAGACAATCTATATGGTATGATGTCAGCCTGAGATCTACAaagatatttttcatttcataataTGTTACAATTATAACTGGCAGGAGCAGGCAGTGAGGATAGATTCTCTGCATTTCAGACTTTTGGGGACTCCATgcaacatatataaaatatatacttaggtctgcttttgcttttttttttcccctttccttcctcatTTCGTCACCTGATATGCATTGCCACCAACTCAGATACCCTAATTTCTTAGTGTGTTTCCCTTCTCCACCACTAGAGTTCTATCCATTGTCCTCTAGCAGACAGGGAAATATAAGATCAGCTTTTTCTCTCTATACTGCATTCTTctttggagagagggagagagagattaacCAGCTGGGGTGGCTGTTATATTTCCGGTGATTGAGGCTGCAGTTCTCTACATTCTGAAAATACAAGCACAGTATATTGTTTAGttctaaacatgaaaaaatatagtTGAATGTGATGGCTGTTGGAGCTGTGATTTTCATTGTCTTGTGTAGAAGCATCTTTATTTTCCACAGATTACTTAACTGCAGACATTCTGTAATGAAGGCATTGTTCAAAGGCATTACCTGCAGCCTTTTGCTTGCACAAACGAACACATTTtcgaagcaaaatttggaaatgttaagtgctttttcctccccctctcccttaTTCTATTTGCTCAGATTAAACTACAGAGAAAAGTTAGAAGATCTATGAAACAATATTCTGTCTTGAAGTCTTTAGAATTACTATGAGGCCATATCTGACCAGGGAGAAGGAATCAAACACATTTAGTTTTGCAATGTACTAGGTTTATTGGGTAATTACGTAGTTTTTGTAATTAGTTTGCCTGCCTGTCACATCCTTATTCATCCTTGAGATGGCCTTTCTGTGTGGTTGTTAGAAGTTGGcatcaacttgatggtacatatcCATATACTGCTATTTAAGgctacctgaaaaaaaaaaggagctgtATTGTTTTCCAGAGTTTTCTTCCCTGTGGTGTGTAGCATGGGATATTTACCCTAATTCCTTAGCCCTAAAGGTTGATATGTTATCTCACTCTTCCAGGCCTCCTGTGATCAAACCCAAGCCAACCCAACCCATCAGATCCTTCTTTCCTTAATAAGAAAACTGTGTCGTAGATGCAGTGAAGCCTTACAAACATTTAATTTGCAACTCAATTCTCACTATGTTTTCTTGGAAGTCCCTTGAATTCAGTTGGATTTATTGGTTAATAAACACCAGATTCAATCACAAGAGTACAGTACCTCAGTATTTTTGCAAGAGAGTTTTGTTTTCATCCAGCTTTTGTAGTGAAGCCTCCctataacaacaaaaaacatcAGTGGCAGAATGTAGAAGTTAGAATAATGGGAATTGTTTAAATCACTGTTCCTTCTAAATATCCTTCTCTGCTTTGCTCACAGAGATTTGGAGAGAATCACCTTGCCGAGCATCAACCGCTTACGTCACTTCATCAATGATACCATCCTGGATGTTTTTTTCTACAACAGCTCTACCTACTGTCAAACCATTGTGGATACAGTTGCATCAGAAATGAACCGGCTCTACCTGCTTTTTTTGGAGAGGAATCCTGACTTCAAAGGGGGTGTCTCAATAGCTGGCCATAGCTTAGgtagaattatttttcttattttgatgCAAAGCATATCTGCATATTCCATATGCCATTTACAATATCATATACTAGAAAAAATGCATTGGAGTCCTAGATCAACATAGAAGAAAATTCCCAGAGGGAACATAATATAGACATGATCATCTTAAATTAATTTACACTTGAATCATATGCAGATAACAGGTAAAAGAAGAAGTAAAACCAATTAAGTTGGTTTAATCAAGTGTTAATGATCTAGAGCAATTCATAACAGAGCCATTGTCTTGCATCCAGATGATCCCAAATTCAGTCTCTGGCCTCTCCAGGTAGGGCTGGAAAAAGGAACAGGACAGAGTGGATCACCTTTTACTGAGAAATTTAATTCCCATCCCATTTAAAATCTGTACTGAAACTACATCTTTGTGCCTTGGGATGCAATGTCCCCTGACTTCTTCCGACTTTTCACTCTATTTGTaattttgaatacattttttGCCACTTGTCTAAAAATTTGTAAGGCTGGGAGATTCATTCCCCTCCTTGTATTTTCATGAAATAGTGGGTGATATATTATgtttctgtataaataaataaataaattttaaaaaaagaaacatgaacTCCTGAAGGGGATTTAAATACCATGTCTTCTCTTTcataagaagtttaaaaaaataacccttGAGGGTAGGATGtccaggttttgttgttgtttatttgttcagtcacttccaactcttcgtgacttcatggaccagcccacgccagagcttcctgtcggttgtcaacacccccagctcccccagggacgagtctgtcacctctagaatatcatccacccatcttgcccttggtcggcccctcttccttttgccttccactctccctagcatcagcatcttctcattatgtggccaaagtatttcagttttgcctttaatatcattccctcaagtgagcagtctggcttaattttctggagtatggactggtttgatcttcttgcagtccgaggcactctcagtcCAGGTTATAGATTTAACAAACTAGTTTCTTCCACGTTGCTCCACTTTTTAAATCATAAAATCAGtaatttcccttttgtttttttttaaaaaacaaaaattatgggTCTAGATTTTACCTGAGAAGGGTGAGAACATTTGGCAAGTCCTGAGATCCCATATTTGTGATTTTCCTCCAAGATAATTGGCACCTTCTAATGATGTTCTTTTCTTAGGGTCACTTATACTATTTGATCTTCTTACAAATCAGAAATGTACACCTGATGAGCAAGAAAACAATGAGGTATGGGCTTGCATATTATTCTGCTGCTTCAATTCAGGATAGGCCTAAGTTCTCTGATATTTCGATAGTGTGCTCTCATTTAGCTGGGCTAACTTTCCAATCTTCAGATATACTGTTAGGTGCTCCTGGAAAAAGAAGCATGGGATTCCTTTTGCTAAAATTGGTTGTTCCCTAGTTTTGAGGAAGGCATTAATCCTTACAGATTCCCCAGTGTTTTCTAAGGAACTGTGGGATGGGATGTGAAGGAACTATGGGAACATTCTAAGCAAAAATTTGGTTTTAAAAATTGCACTGGGAGAGGATTACAGCAAAACCTGTGTAAAAAATCTCATTGATTCTTAATGAAGCTCACTGATTCTAAGGTGATACAGGATTTCAGCTATAAATAAGTGTTTTGTTATCCTCCTGTAGGAGAATTAAATAAGTCCTTAACTGTTTTCCTTATTGAAATTACTGGACATTTAAACTCTCTGGGCTGGATTAGATTCAGATTTAGACATGTTTAGTTAAACCCATTGGAATCAATGGGCTTAAAAGTTAGTAATGGTTGACGTgctccattgatttcagtggttcTGCTCCAAGCATAACTGAACTTTGATTCAACCctatgtatttgtatctgtacctCTATGTCTACCTATATATTGATAGTTTATTTCAGTGATATCATTTGCGTACCTTCTAAACTGAAGCAATCAAGGAGCCTTAAAAGCTGCCCAATTGACTTTTCTCAGGGATTGCAAAGACTGGCGATGGATCAGGAAGTCAACAAATCTGTGAAGGATATCTTAGCAGAACTTGAGCTTTCTGAATATTATGCTgtttttgagaaggaaaaaatggacaATCAAACATTGGTAAATAAAGCTGGGGTTGCTACTGTTACCTAGAACATAGGTGCTGCTAGCTTTTATCTATCTGTCTTCAGTATCTGGGCCTCTTCATGCAAATAAACTTTAGGGCAATAATTAGCAGGAGCAAGTAGATATGGATgaggattttcttttccattcaaaTGTTGCTTGGATCCATTTGGAGATCATTCATCTGGGATAGTTCATGTTCAGAGTTGGATACTTCTTTGACAAGAAATAACATCCCATctctcctatttatttatattacttcTCTCCTGCTTTATATCTCCAAGTGCATATAAAAGAATGTCCCAATCTTATAGTATTGAAGGGTAGTGCTATTTaaaatacaccccccccccacacacacaatggCACCATGCTGTGCTAGAATAATTTGGGAAGCAATTTCTTATTCTCATTCTTGCTCTTTTGCTGTGTTGCATTTTAAAGCCATTGCCTCCTGGGCACCAGAACCTAGTCTGTGTGCTAGGCAAGTTTCTCTTGCCATGGTACTGAAACTGGTTATGGAAAAGCATATGGATTGTGAtcaaggttagggttagggttaggatttcAGGGATTCAGGTCATCTTTCCTGCACTGTTTCCTGATTCTGGGTTTTGCAGAAtccctttgttttgtttgggaTTAGTATGTTTGTTTCACGAAGCTGAATTATCTCTTGAAATTGGCAAGCTACAGTATCTAGAAGCAGtctaagccctgcccctttccctcttcctttctaTGTCCCTGTTTATAGTAGAACTGTGTTTCTGAGTGTGGGATTCTTACTGTGCAGGCCTTGTGCACGGACAAGGAGCTTAAAGATATGGGGATTCCCTTGGGACCCAGAATCAAGATCCTGCACTatttaaggaacagaagcaacTGCCAGGTATGCCTGTGAGTCATTGAAATGTGCATCTTCAGGGACACAGCCGCACAGTTATGCTTCAGAACATTGTTATCTAGTATGAATTTCATCACCTGAACCAACAGGAACGCTCTGCCACTGTTCTGTCTTTTCCACTTTCTTGCCTCTatcttggaattaaaattgcgGATTTTCTATGAGCTATATGGTGCACAGGCATTTATATCCACTGTGCTCGTAGAGTTAAGTCGAACTGGCTTGTATATAAGAATGTcagaagagccctgctggatcaatCCTTATGCCcacctagtccagcattttgtttcaccCAGAATGCATTCAGGAAGTTCGCAAGCATAGACAAGTGGGTAATGGCCTCTTTCACTGTTATTCCCCAACAGGTGAGATTATACAGCCAATGCTGTCGAGGATCTGATCctccatagcagtgtttctcaaccttggcaacttgaagatatgtggacttcaactcccagaatttcccaggcagcatggctggctggggaattctgggagttgaagtccacacatcttcaagtcgccaaggttgagaaacactgctccatagACTTGTTTAGTTGCCTGTTAATGCTACCTAATTTACAGCCATCACCACTTCAAACAGCAGCAAATTCTACAGAGTAAAATGTGCTCTTCATGATGAAGGTTCTCAGTGCTTCTTGGGATCATACTTAAACCCATTTCATTCCTGCTGCATTTTCCCACGGGGGTCACACCACCTTCTAGCTGCTTTTCCAGATAAAAGTGTTGTGTTTGACCCAATAGTGATGATATTGGTGGAGCCTTTGCATCAGTTAACCTTTTATCTATTCCTTTTGGTTTTCTCAGATCATTCGATCATGAGGCCTGTGCGTAAATATAAACTTCTGAAGCCTCTAATGTGCTCTAGGCAGAAAAGTCAGTAATATAGTAGAAATAATTGTGCAGTCCTTTATTTCATGAAGTGTACAGTGTTCACTGTAGAGCCGATAGTAATAGCATTCCActaaaaatgttttccaaaataagTCCTCCTGCTGTTGAGGTAGCACATGTTTGAAAGAAACTGCAgaagatttcattttattttattttatttgtaggcTTTGAAAGAGACCTCTGGCGCTTCTGAGGAAGGTGGAGATACCAAACAGGAAACATCTGCGAAGCCCATATGTGCAGAAACCAGTTGTAAACATCTGGATGTTGTGACAGGGCAGGTAATTTTAATAGATAATAGCCTCCCATTAATCCTATCATAGATATAATGGTAGACTTTGGTTGAGTTGTTCAGAAGGTTTTACTGAACCAGGGTAATGATCAGGCTGCATAATACACAGTGTCTGAATTCACACTTCATACAAATAATTATTTGCTTAATCATTCtctgttaaataaatcatgattcacacattacactaatcTGGAACCAGATAACCAACATCATAGCTCAGTGCAACGTGTGGACCCAGCTTGTGTCTCTCATTACTAAGTTCTTGAATGCTGTAGAGTCACAGAGCATTATGGCCTTGTGATGTTTTTTGCTTTAAATGTTATTCAAATAGCGCatcaataaaatattgaaaataaaaaattctataatttttaaaaaaaatcatataggtctaaatattacatttatatagttTATGTTATTAAGGAGTATTGTATATTATTCTGACCCCTGCTTGTTGGTCCAAGACCTGAGTCCAGACTAAATTATCTCATTATAAATTATCTCCttcactggggtgggggtggagctTTTCACACTAAACTCCCACCACTTTATCCTCTGTTATCTTTGTTTGCATTCTTTCATAGTTGCTTGCTGACTACCTCCAGCATTTATGAGCTTCTAAATTCCACAAATCATTACGCAAGAGTCCAAGCTAAGAAATATTTTCCTGTCCCAGAAAATGCGTAGCTTGGAGAACTGTCTGAAAATTCCTCTATATAAGATCTGAAGCTTTTAAATAGTTCTGTCCTGAAGGGAAGATGTCCTGGAAAAAGACAAGctactcttttaattttttcttttttttttagcagcatGTTTGTGTTTGGAATTTACATTGTGGACTTTTGCAACTTTTGTAATGAGTCCCACAGCTCAGTAATGATATAGGAAGGAAGTAAATTCTTGATGTGTTAATTGAGTTGATGTGCTAGTATtttgtgtggatggatggatggatggatggatggatggatggatggatggatagatagatagatagatagatagatagatagatagatagatagatagatagatagatagatagataggaattGCTTGTTCCCTGCCAACAGTCAATTCTATTTGTATTCTGCCAGGTCTCTGCAAACTACCCTCAACTTATCTACAATCCAcagattttctttgcttttggctCACCCATTGGGATGTTTCTCACTGTACGAGGCGTGAATAGGATTGATCCAACCTACACCCTGCCTACCTGCAAAGGCTTCTTCAATATCTTTCATCCCGTATGTCTGAGAGTATCTTTTCTTGTTCCTTTGTCAAAGGAGTACAGAGAGAAAATTAAGCTGGGTCCCATTGAAGTGCAGTTCAAATTAATCATGGCTAACTTGAAGTCCTGTTGaaattgtgtgaaaggtgaaaggtcccctgtgcaagcaccaagtcatgtctgaccctttggggggacgccgcttttgctgcgttttcttggcagactatagcagggttgtttgccattgccttccccaaccgtgaccttccccagcaagctgggtcctcacttcaccgaccttggaaggatggaaggctgagttgacctgagctggctacctgagaatccagcttctgctgggatcgaactcaggtcgtggggagagttctggttgcaatactgctgcctaccactctgcaccacacgggGCTCATCCTGTTGAAATCGATGGGACCCAAATATGACTAGTTGGCTCTGGCCCCATCCCTTTGTATTGTTAACCAGATGGCA
This genomic interval from Candoia aspera isolate rCanAsp1 chromosome 9, rCanAsp1.hap2, whole genome shotgun sequence contains the following:
- the DDHD2 gene encoding phospholipase DDHD2 isoform X2; the encoded protein is MSTTEQQSTEASPSSNSNSSSYYEALETEAANKYEPVSPHWFYCRIVDSREKWIPFSGQDSEKLEKAYQSSRHCKELVVPTEGGRYDVHLKKRVRYAVYWEEAESEVRRCTWFYKGDKDNRYIPYPESFSEQLEDTYMICVTLDEWKKKLESPNREVIILHNPKLMVHYQPATITDDWGVSPTEQGRPRTVKRGVENISVEIPRGEPLQIDHLVFVVHGIGPACDIRFRSIVQCVNDFRNVSLNMLSAHFKKAQEQQQIGRVEFIPVNWHSTLHTGVDVDLERITLPSINRLRHFINDTILDVFFYNSSTYCQTIVDTVASEMNRLYLLFLERNPDFKGGVSIAGHSLGSLILFDLLTNQKCTPDEQENNEGLQRLAMDQEVNKSVKDILAELELSEYYAVFEKEKMDNQTLALCTDKELKDMGIPLGPRIKILHYLRNRSNCQALKETSGASEEGGDTKQETSAKPICAETSCKHLDVVTGQVSANYPQLIYNPQIFFAFGSPIGMFLTVRGVNRIDPTYTLPTCKGFFNIFHPFDPVAYRIEPMIVPDVEFEPMLLPHHKGRKRMHLELKEGLTRMSMDLKNNLLGSLRTAWQSFTRTSLPAVEAGATGDVEQESEAEASMEKQDEEKPEEPASSVREEPPPVNVGLLNGGHRIDYVLQEKPIESFNEYLFALQGHLCYWESEDTVLLLLKEIYQTKGISMDQPLL
- the DDHD2 gene encoding phospholipase DDHD2 isoform X1 produces the protein MSTTEQQSTEASPSSNSNSSSYYEALETEAANKYEPVSPHWFYCRIVDSREKWIPFSGQDSEKLEKAYQSSRHCKELVVPTEGGRYDVHLKKRVRYAVYWEEAESEVRRCTWFYKGDKDNRYIPYPESFSEQLEDTYMICVTLDEWKKKLESPNREVIILHNPKLMVHYQPATITDDWGVSPTEQGRPRTVKRGVENISVEIPRGEPLQIDHLVFVVHGIGPACDIRFRSIVQCVNDFRNVSLNMLSAHFKKAQEQQQIGRVEFIPVNWHSTLHTGVDVDLERITLPSINRLRHFINDTILDVFFYNSSTYCQTIVDTVASEMNRLYLLFLERNPDFKGGVSIAGHSLGSLILFDLLTNQKCTPDEQENNEGLQRLAMDQEVNKSVKDILAELELSEYYAVFEKEKMDNQTLNCVSECGILTVQALCTDKELKDMGIPLGPRIKILHYLRNRSNCQALKETSGASEEGGDTKQETSAKPICAETSCKHLDVVTGQVSANYPQLIYNPQIFFAFGSPIGMFLTVRGVNRIDPTYTLPTCKGFFNIFHPFDPVAYRIEPMIVPDVEFEPMLLPHHKGRKRMHLELKEGLTRMSMDLKNNLLGSLRTAWQSFTRTSLPAVEAGATGDVEQESEAEASMEKQDEEKPEEPASSVREEPPPVNVGLLNGGHRIDYVLQEKPIESFNEYLFALQGHLCYWESEDTVLLLLKEIYQTKGISMDQPLL
- the DDHD2 gene encoding phospholipase DDHD2 isoform X3; this translates as MSTTEQQSTEASPSSNSNSSSYYEALETEAANKYEPVSPHWFYCRIVDSREKWIPFSGQDSEKLEKAYQSSRHCKELVVPTEGGRYDVHLKKRVRYAVYWEEAESEVRRCTWFYKGDKDNRYIPYPESFSEQLEDTYMICVTLDEWKKKLESPNREVIILHNPKLMVHYQPATITDDWGVSPTEQGRPRTVKRGVENISVEIPRGEPLQIDHLVFVVHGIGPACDIRFRSIVQCVNDFRNVSLNMLSAHFKKAQEQQQIGRVEFIPVNWHSTLHTGVDVDLERITLPSINRLRHFINDTILDVFFYNSSTYCQTIVDTVASEMNRLYLLFLERNPDFKGGVSIAGHSLGSLILFDLLTNQKCTPDEQENNEGLQRLAMDQEVNKSVKDILAELELSEYYAVFEKEKMDNQTLALKETSGASEEGGDTKQETSAKPICAETSCKHLDVVTGQVSANYPQLIYNPQIFFAFGSPIGMFLTVRGVNRIDPTYTLPTCKGFFNIFHPFDPVAYRIEPMIVPDVEFEPMLLPHHKGRKRMHLELKEGLTRMSMDLKNNLLGSLRTAWQSFTRTSLPAVEAGATGDVEQESEAEASMEKQDEEKPEEPASSVREEPPPVNVGLLNGGHRIDYVLQEKPIESFNEYLFALQGHLCYWESEDTVLLLLKEIYQTKGISMDQPLL